In one Tessaracoccus palaemonis genomic region, the following are encoded:
- the folK gene encoding 2-amino-4-hydroxy-6-hydroxymethyldihydropteridine diphosphokinase, translating into MSNGPFDIDVDTLGNLRPISKVVLSLGSNMGDSETILQEAVGYLADTPDLMLVDVSPVYQTSPVGGPEQPDFLNLVVVAESTLEPLTILDRAHAIEENFGRVRGVVNGPRTLDIDVVMVGKRVSEEGIDLPHPRAHERAFVLVPWLDIDPGADLAGYGPVADLVDDLDTDGVTRRDDIAITVSGTVF; encoded by the coding sequence ATGTCCAACGGACCCTTCGATATCGACGTCGACACCCTCGGAAACCTGCGACCCATCTCCAAGGTCGTGCTCAGCCTCGGGTCCAACATGGGAGACTCCGAGACGATCCTGCAGGAGGCTGTCGGCTATCTGGCGGACACCCCCGACCTGATGCTCGTCGACGTGTCGCCGGTCTACCAGACCTCCCCGGTGGGCGGCCCCGAGCAGCCCGACTTCCTGAACCTGGTCGTGGTGGCGGAGTCCACGCTGGAGCCGCTCACGATTCTCGACCGGGCGCACGCCATCGAGGAGAACTTCGGACGCGTCCGCGGCGTTGTCAACGGCCCGCGCACGCTTGACATCGACGTCGTGATGGTCGGAAAACGCGTCTCGGAGGAGGGCATCGACCTCCCGCACCCCCGGGCCCACGAGCGCGCGTTCGTGCTCGTCCCGTGGCTCGACATCGACCCGGGCGCCGACCTGGCCGGCTACGGCCCCGTCGCCGACCTCGTCGATGACCTCGACACCGACGGCGTCACGCGTCGCGACGACATCGCGATCACCGTGAGCGGCACCGTCTTTTGA
- the folB gene encoding dihydroneopterin aldolase — MTGITSTGYHGVFPEERREGQPFVVDVVLEFPLETRTDDLRDTVNYAEVAADVESVVTGEPRNLIETVAGDIAERLLARGRVERVTVTVHKPQAPISQPFGDVSVTICRSK; from the coding sequence TTGACCGGCATCACGTCGACCGGCTACCACGGTGTCTTCCCCGAGGAGCGCCGCGAGGGTCAGCCGTTCGTCGTCGACGTCGTGCTTGAGTTCCCGTTGGAGACCCGCACGGATGATCTGCGCGACACGGTGAACTACGCGGAGGTCGCGGCCGACGTCGAGTCCGTCGTGACCGGCGAGCCCCGCAACCTCATTGAGACCGTCGCGGGCGATATTGCCGAACGGCTTCTGGCCCGTGGCAGAGTGGAGCGTGTGACCGTCACGGTGCACAAGCCGCAGGCGCCGATCAGCCAGCCCTTCGGGGACGTTTCCGTCACCATCTGCAGGAGTAAGTAG